From the genome of Ktedonobacterales bacterium:
CAAGTTCCAAAAGCAGTATTTACCGCTCTGCCATTGAGCTACGGGCGCATAATGGAGCGCCCGGTGGGACTCGAACCCACAACCTGTCGGTTAGAAGCCGATTGTATGCTTTTGCTGTTGGGGCACGCCTGATGTCTCAACAGTGATAGTATAACCAGCTTCTTGCGATTTGTCAAGATGTTCGGGAAGTATATCAGGGGCAGAAAAGCAAGAAGCCTGGAAAATCTCGCGCAACCAACAATATTTCGCATTACGAACCTCTTGACATCCTCTGCTTTTTTCGGTATCCTATAAATAACTGACTAGACAGTTATTTATAGTGAAAATGAACAAATGCTTCGACACAGAGCAAAGGTTATACAAGAGCAGGCTGGAGGGATACAATGTCTCCTCGCCCTGATGTCAGCGAAGAGCGCAAAGCACAGATTCTCAATGCAGCAACGGCAATCTTTGCCCGGCTGGGCTTCCACGAAGCGCGGATGGAGGATATTGCCAAAGAGGCCGGACTGAGCAAGGCCACACTCTATCTCTACTTCAAGAGCAAGGACGACATAATCGCCGCCATTCTGGACCATTTCTATCATCGGGGGTTGCAAGACTTGCAGTTGGTCCAGGGGTACGAGGGGTCGATCACCGATCTGCTGCTCATGATTACGCGTTTCCTGGCCGCCGAGGCGGAGCAGATGATGGCGCTCTTGCCCATCTCTTTTGAGTTCTATGCGCTGGCCGCGCGCCGAGAGGATGTGCGCCAATCGGTCAAGGAGTATTTCCAGAGCTACCGCGAAGGGCTGGCGGCGTTGATTCAACTAGGGATTGAGCGAGGCGAGTTCCGGCCAGTGGACCCACATGAGGCCGCCATTACCCTTGCAGCCATCTTTGAAGGGCTGGGGGTGCTGGAAGCAACCGACCCCGACGTAGTGAGCTGTGAGGTTCTTGCCGAAAAAGCCGTTAGTTTGCTGCTAACAGGGTTAATAATAAAGAAGGAGTGAGAACTAAATGTCAGAACAGGTCTTGCGCGTTCAGGAGATTCATAAGTCATTTGGGCGGCACAAAGTCTTGCAGGGGGTGAGTTTCTCAGTCTCACCTGGCACGTTAGTGGGCATCGTTGGCGAAAACGGCGCGGGCAAATCAACGCTGCTCAAGATTCTGGCGGGCGAGCTACGCCCCAACCAGGGGCAAGTCATGCGGCGCGGCGCGCTGGGCTACTGCCCGCAGCAGGTGATCTTGAACGAGGCGCTGACCATCAGCCAGCACCTCGATTACTTTCGCGCTGCCTATGGCATCGATAGTCTGCGCCCTGCCGACGAATTAATCGAACGCCTGGGCTACGCGCGATACCGGGCAGCAATCGTGCGCACGCTGAGCGGCGGCACGAAGCAGAAGCTGAACCTGACACTGGCGCTGATGCACCAGCCCACTGTGCTCCTGCTGGATGAACCCTATCAAGGCTTCGATTGGGAGACGTACCTCCGCTTCTGGGAACTGACGACTGAGTTGCGCGAGCAGGGCTGCGCTGTGCTGGTGATCTCCCACCTCTTCTTTGAGCAAAAACGCTTTGATGAACTCTATCACTTGCAGCAGGGCCAGATAACACGGGCCGCCTCTTGATAGACGTCCCTCCCTAGAAAGGAACTAGAGTATGACAAGTTCGTTCTCTCGGCGCTTGCTGACTGCTACGCGCTACGCGCTCTTTGAACAAGGCCGCAACCGATTTGCTCTGGGTCTGTTACTGATCTTCGTCCCCCTCTGGTACTACCTGGTCCTGCTGCTCACACGGGGCACAACGCTGGATTTCAAGTACTGGGCAACCGGAGCGATGCTGCATGTTGATGGCGGCAATCTTTCGCTGCTGACCGCAGGACTCAATGCCATTACACTTATCGTCGGCTTTATGTTCTTTGCCGCAGTTGGCAAAGGCATGCAGTTTGATCGTCGGCTCGTCCTGAGCGGCTATCCGCAAGTCGTGCTGATCCTGGGTAAGCTGCTCGCCCTGCTGCTGGTCACGGCGCTTATCTCCCTTTACGCCAGCCTGGTCCTTTTCGCCTTCTGGCAGCATGGGTATCCGGCCTCGTTGCCGCTGATCTGGCTGGGCTTCTGGTGCTCCGCGCTGATCTATGGCGGCCTTGGGCTGCTGCTGGGCGTGCTTGTGACAAATGAACTGGCCGGATTTTTTCTGGTCATTATGGTCAGCCTGTTTGATACCTTCATACAAAACCCTGTCGGTAATCCGGTGGGCAATCAGCCCATACTGAAGGAGTTCCCCTCCTTCGGCGCAATGCAACTCGATGTGGCGGGCGGATGGCCCAATCCAGTTCCCTGGGAATACTTTGGCCTGTCAATGGTCTGGTTTGCGGGATTTGCGCTGCTGGGGCTGATTATCTTCTGGTGGCGTACCCGCGCCCGCAGCGTGCGGACCCTCCCACTCACAGCGCCAGCCCCAACAGTATCCAACAGGCCGAATCTCAACGTATCGGGGACGGTAAGCTCTGAGATCCCATGACGCCAGGATTCTAAGCTACCGCTGGCGCTTGCTTATCAAGTCGTCCCACGAGTCTCTCCGAAGGCATAGCGTAGGAAAAGATGGCTGCTGCCACGCCTGAGATCGACCAGGGTTCCCCAGACAGGCTGCTCCGGCGCAAAGCGTTTGCCATCAACAAAGCCGGGGCGTTCGGTTGAGCCATCGCGTCCCGCCACCTGTGGAGCCAACGTCAGAAAGAGTTCATCCAAGAGGCGCTCAGCAAAAAAAACGCTCATCAGCTTGGGACCGCCTTCGGTCAAAATGAGGTCACAAGAACGCTGTCGGTTGATTGCCTCCAACACGGCCTTTGCACCGACAGAACCCTCGCCTGCTGCAATGCTGACCTTCACCCAGGATGGCAGCAATTGCTCTCCCAAGCGTTCTGCCCCGGAGCGGGTCGTCACAATCAAAACAGGCGTCTCGCCAGATTGAAACACTGGCAAGGAAAGATTCACAGCCCCCTGGGCCGTAACGATCACACTCAGCGGTGGCTCTGCTATGCCAAGACGCGCGCGTGTCTGCTGATACGCCTGGAGAAGCGGCGGATAGATATGCCCAGCGGTCCAGCGGTGGTTAGGAACCGAGCGGAGCGTACCCGCGCCAATAATAACCGCATCAGCGATGGCGCGGAGTAAGCCCATCACCAGGCGATCATGTTCGTTGAAGCCGCTGATCTCGCCTCCCCCGGTTCTGCTGCCCGGCGAGTTCAGCGCAACCACACCGTCCAGCGTGCTGACAAAGTTGCCGATGATATAGGGCCGCCCAGGATGCGGTGGGAACTCCAGCCGACCATACACCGCTGCCAGTTCTGCTGGCAGCGGCAACGCGGGACCGCGCTCAATGGCGTAGAGCGTTTCTAATGGTTCAAGTGGGTTCATGGGCGGACTCCACAGGCCGTAAAGAACTCAGCCCGCAAGGCTGGGTCGCTCTCGTAATGGCCGCGCCAGAAGGTCGTGCGCGTCAGGGGCGCTCGCTCGCGCACGCCGCGCATCTCAGTACAGAGATGCTGGGCCTCCAGATAGACCGCCACGCCATGTGGCTGAAGCATCGTTTCTAATGCTTCGGCGATCTGTTGCCCCACGCGCTCCTGCACGGTGAAACGCTTGGCGAACAGCCGAACCAGCCGGGTCAGTTTGGAGATGCCAATAATATGCTCGTGGGCAATATAGCCGAGATAAGCCCGGCCAAAAAATGGGAGCGCGTGATGCTCGCACAGGCTGAAGAACTGAATCGGCCCTTCGATCACTTGGCTCAGCCGACAATCCGGCCCGCCTCGACACTCCGTCTCAAAGACCGTCAGCAGCTTGGGATCGCCCTCATAGCCCTCCGTAATATCGTAGAGCGCGCGAATAAAGCGCTGTGGAGTCTTCTCCGTGGCCGGGGTATTGGTCTCCATCCCAAAGGCCGTAAAAATCTCAGCCACATAATCCTCAAACCGCCGCATCTGCTCATCGGAAATGCGGCGCGGGTGCAGGCGCATGGCGGCCTGGTAATCCCGATCATCGGTCTCGTCAACAAAGAACATTAAATACACCTTTCCAGGCAAATAGCCCAGGCTTCATGTGGTTTTAGACACGGCAAAATGGCAATGAGGCGCTTCTCCTCGCGCGCAATGCTCCTCAACTGGCTTTCCCACCAGTTCCCCCAGCAGCGCCTCAGCCAACTGGCACATCAGCGGATGGTCTGGAACCAGCGTCGCCAGAGGGCAGAGCTGCCCCTGAATCCAGAAGACCTCTTCTGCTTCCTCCAATTCCGCCAGTCCTCCCAACTCGTTGAGCGTTTCCGTAGCGACGCACAGGCGCATTCTCAGATCGCCTGCCGGAGTCGGCAATGTCTTCCCCAGACTCCTTCCGGTGGCGCGGATAAATTCTTCGACCTGTGTTGGAGGCAGTTGTTCTTCTAGTACGTCGAGCAACTGGTGCAGCACCGCTTCGTATGCCTTTGGGAACAAACGCTCGGCTTCAGGAGCCAGGGCATAGACAAAAGCGGGCTTGCCAGAACCGCGACGCACCCCCTGCTGGGCAACCAGCCCATCGCGCTCAAGCGTTGCCAGGTGCGCACGCACAGCATTATCCGTCAGGTGGAGCGCCTGGGCCAGTTCCTCGACAGTTCGGCTGGCCCGACGCAGAAGCAGAATCAGTTGGCCGCGCGTGGTGGCGAAAAAACGATGATTCCAGGGCGTTGTCATCATCCCTCCTGCTCTCCCTTCTTGGTGGAGAGTATAGCAGGGACTTTTTGTCTTTGTCAAGCAAGTCAATAGATTATTTGACTTACTTACTGCTACCTGCAAGAAGGCATCGGGTAGAGCGCCGCTCGCTCGGCAACATCAAACGGAAAGACTGTGTATTGCTTGCCATCTGGTTGCATTTGCACCACAGCCATTGGCTTATAGATATTGGCTCCCTGTTGGTTAAATTTGATCCGCCCGTAAAAGGTCATCACATCAAGCTGCGCAAGCGCGGCACGCACAGCAAGCGGATCGAGACTGCTCGCATGTTCCAGCGCCTGTCCAAACGCGATCACTGCTGCCGAAGCCTCCGCGACTTCGTAGGGAATCTCTTGATACAGAGGATATTGAGC
Proteins encoded in this window:
- a CDS encoding TetR/AcrR family transcriptional regulator, translated to MSPRPDVSEERKAQILNAATAIFARLGFHEARMEDIAKEAGLSKATLYLYFKSKDDIIAAILDHFYHRGLQDLQLVQGYEGSITDLLLMITRFLAAEAEQMMALLPISFEFYALAARREDVRQSVKEYFQSYREGLAALIQLGIERGEFRPVDPHEAAITLAAIFEGLGVLEATDPDVVSCEVLAEKAVSLLLTGLIIKKE
- a CDS encoding ABC transporter ATP-binding protein, with product MSEQVLRVQEIHKSFGRHKVLQGVSFSVSPGTLVGIVGENGAGKSTLLKILAGELRPNQGQVMRRGALGYCPQQVILNEALTISQHLDYFRAAYGIDSLRPADELIERLGYARYRAAIVRTLSGGTKQKLNLTLALMHQPTVLLLDEPYQGFDWETYLRFWELTTELREQGCAVLVISHLFFEQKRFDELYHLQQGQITRAAS
- a CDS encoding dihydrofolate reductase family protein translates to MNPLEPLETLYAIERGPALPLPAELAAVYGRLEFPPHPGRPYIIGNFVSTLDGVVALNSPGSRTGGGEISGFNEHDRLVMGLLRAIADAVIIGAGTLRSVPNHRWTAGHIYPPLLQAYQQTRARLGIAEPPLSVIVTAQGAVNLSLPVFQSGETPVLIVTTRSGAERLGEQLLPSWVKVSIAAGEGSVGAKAVLEAINRQRSCDLILTEGGPKLMSVFFAERLLDELFLTLAPQVAGRDGSTERPGFVDGKRFAPEQPVWGTLVDLRRGSSHLFLRYAFGETRGTT
- the folE gene encoding GTP cyclohydrolase I FolE, whose amino-acid sequence is MFFVDETDDRDYQAAMRLHPRRISDEQMRRFEDYVAEIFTAFGMETNTPATEKTPQRFIRALYDITEGYEGDPKLLTVFETECRGGPDCRLSQVIEGPIQFFSLCEHHALPFFGRAYLGYIAHEHIIGISKLTRLVRLFAKRFTVQERVGQQIAEALETMLQPHGVAVYLEAQHLCTEMRGVRERAPLTRTTFWRGHYESDPALRAEFFTACGVRP
- a CDS encoding ArsR family transcriptional regulator — protein: MMTTPWNHRFFATTRGQLILLLRRASRTVEELAQALHLTDNAVRAHLATLERDGLVAQQGVRRGSGKPAFVYALAPEAERLFPKAYEAVLHQLLDVLEEQLPPTQVEEFIRATGRSLGKTLPTPAGDLRMRLCVATETLNELGGLAELEEAEEVFWIQGQLCPLATLVPDHPLMCQLAEALLGELVGKPVEEHCARGEAPHCHFAVSKTT